The following coding sequences are from one Bradyrhizobium sp. 200 window:
- the nusB gene encoding transcription antitermination factor NusB — translation MADSKKPAKSPDKKANRRGAARLAAVQALYQMDIAGAGINDIFAEFESHWLGNEVEGDKYLPAEAAFFRDVVSGVVRDQAKLDPLIDDALSKGWPLKRIDAILRAVLRAGSYELEHRKDVPGRVVVSEYVDVAHAFVEKDETGMVNAVLDQIARQFRADEFARG, via the coding sequence ATGGCAGACAGCAAGAAGCCAGCGAAAAGTCCGGACAAGAAAGCCAACCGCCGCGGTGCGGCGCGGCTGGCCGCCGTGCAGGCGCTCTACCAGATGGATATCGCCGGCGCCGGCATCAACGACATCTTCGCCGAGTTCGAAAGCCACTGGCTCGGCAATGAGGTCGAGGGCGACAAATATCTGCCGGCGGAAGCTGCGTTTTTTCGCGACGTGGTGTCCGGCGTGGTCCGCGACCAGGCCAAGCTCGATCCCCTGATCGATGATGCGCTGTCGAAAGGCTGGCCGTTGAAGCGGATCGACGCGATTTTGCGCGCGGTGCTGCGGGCTGGCTCCTACGAGCTGGAGCACCGCAAGGATGTGCCCGGTCGCGTCGTCGTGTCCGAATATGTCGACGTCGCGCACGCCTTTGTGGAGAAGGACGAAACCGGCATGGTCAACGCCGTGCTCGACCAGATCGCGCGCCAGTTCCGCGCCGACGAGTTCGCGCGTGGCTAG
- a CDS encoding riboflavin synthase, producing MFTGIVTDIGEIASLTPTAQGQLHRMRIACRYDQTTIADGASIACNGVCLTVVASGVEGGKTWFEVDAAAETLGMTTAKHWVKGTKLNLERALKIGDELGGHIVAGHADGIATIVKRDDLPDMARFELRTTRELARFIAAKGSVTLDGVSLTVNTVEDVVFSVLIIPHTLSVTTLSGWRASSEVNIEVDLMARYAARLSEMQ from the coding sequence ATGTTTACCGGAATTGTCACCGACATCGGCGAGATCGCGAGCCTCACGCCAACGGCGCAGGGCCAGTTGCACCGCATGCGCATCGCCTGCCGTTACGACCAGACCACCATTGCTGACGGCGCCTCGATCGCCTGCAACGGCGTCTGCCTGACGGTGGTTGCTTCCGGCGTCGAAGGCGGCAAGACCTGGTTCGAGGTCGATGCGGCTGCCGAGACGCTCGGCATGACCACGGCGAAACACTGGGTCAAGGGCACCAAACTCAACCTCGAGCGTGCGCTGAAGATCGGCGACGAACTCGGCGGCCATATTGTCGCGGGGCATGCCGATGGCATTGCGACCATCGTCAAGCGCGACGATCTGCCTGACATGGCGCGGTTCGAACTGCGCACCACGCGGGAGCTCGCGCGTTTCATCGCCGCCAAGGGCTCGGTGACGCTGGACGGCGTGTCGTTGACGGTGAACACGGTCGAGGATGTCGTATTTTCGGTGCTGATCATCCCGCACACGCTCAGCGTCACCACGCTCAGCGGCTGGCGCGCGAGCAGCGAGGTCAATATCGAGGTCGATCTGATGGCCCGCTATGCGGCGCGGCTGTCAGAAATGCAGTAG
- a CDS encoding cold-shock protein, with the protein MATGTVKWFNGQKGFGFIEPSDGSKDVFVHISAVERAGLGGLAEGQKVQFELKTDKMRGKVSAENLSLA; encoded by the coding sequence ATGGCTACGGGAACAGTGAAGTGGTTCAACGGTCAAAAGGGTTTCGGTTTCATTGAGCCGAGCGATGGCAGCAAGGATGTGTTCGTGCACATCTCGGCCGTCGAACGCGCCGGTCTCGGCGGTCTGGCCGAAGGCCAGAAGGTTCAGTTCGAACTCAAGACCGACAAGATGCGGGGCAAGGTAAGCGCGGAAAATCTGTCGCTCGCCTAA
- the glyA gene encoding serine hydroxymethyltransferase yields the protein MTSSSSSPKTASAPDSFFTATLAEADPEIAAAIKGELGRQRHEIELIASENIVSRAVLEAQGSVMTNKYAEGYPGARYYGGCEWVDVAETLAIERAKKLFGAQFANVQPNSGSQMNQAAFLALLQPGDTFMGLDLAAGGHLTHGSPVNMSGKWFKAAHYTVRREDQIIDMDEVAKQAELVKPKLIIAGGSAYSRAWDFKRFREIADSVGAYLLVDMAHFAGLVAGGVHASPVPHAHVTTTTTHKSLRGPRGGLILCNDEALAKKLNSAIFPGLQGGPLMHVIAAKAVAFAEALRPDFKVYAKNVVENAKALAETLRGHGLDIVSGGTDNHLMLVDLRPKGLKGNVSEKALVRAAITCNKNGIPFDPEKPFVTSGLRLGTPAATTRGFGVAEFKQVGGMIAEVLNALAQSEDGKAPLVEAAIKERVKALTDRFPIYQ from the coding sequence ATGACCTCCTCGTCCTCGAGCCCCAAGACCGCTTCCGCGCCCGACTCGTTCTTTACGGCCACGCTTGCCGAGGCCGACCCGGAAATCGCCGCCGCGATCAAGGGCGAACTCGGCCGTCAGCGGCATGAGATCGAGCTGATTGCATCCGAAAATATCGTCAGCCGCGCCGTGCTGGAAGCGCAGGGCTCGGTGATGACCAACAAATACGCCGAGGGCTATCCGGGCGCGCGTTACTATGGCGGCTGCGAATGGGTCGACGTCGCCGAGACGCTGGCGATCGAGCGCGCCAAAAAACTGTTCGGCGCGCAGTTTGCCAACGTGCAGCCGAACTCCGGCAGCCAGATGAACCAGGCGGCGTTTCTGGCACTGCTGCAGCCCGGCGACACCTTTATGGGCCTCGACCTCGCCGCTGGCGGCCATCTCACGCACGGCTCGCCCGTCAACATGTCCGGCAAGTGGTTCAAGGCCGCGCATTACACGGTGCGGCGCGAGGACCAGATCATCGACATGGATGAGGTGGCAAAGCAGGCCGAGCTGGTGAAGCCGAAGCTGATCATCGCCGGCGGTTCAGCCTATTCGCGGGCCTGGGATTTCAAGCGCTTTCGCGAGATCGCCGACAGTGTCGGCGCCTATCTGCTGGTCGACATGGCGCATTTCGCCGGCCTCGTCGCGGGCGGCGTCCACGCCTCGCCGGTGCCGCATGCCCACGTCACGACGACAACCACGCATAAATCGCTACGCGGCCCGCGCGGCGGTCTGATCCTCTGCAACGACGAGGCGCTCGCCAAAAAGCTCAATTCGGCGATCTTCCCGGGCCTGCAGGGCGGTCCGCTGATGCATGTGATCGCCGCCAAGGCAGTCGCCTTCGCCGAGGCCCTGCGTCCGGACTTCAAGGTCTACGCCAAGAACGTCGTCGAGAACGCCAAGGCGCTGGCGGAAACGCTGCGCGGCCATGGCCTCGACATCGTCTCCGGCGGCACCGACAACCATTTGATGCTGGTCGATCTCCGGCCCAAGGGGCTGAAGGGCAACGTGTCGGAGAAGGCGCTGGTGCGTGCCGCCATCACCTGCAACAAGAACGGCATTCCGTTCGATCCCGAAAAGCCGTTCGTCACCTCCGGCCTGCGTCTCGGTACGCCGGCGGCAACCACGCGCGGCTTCGGCGTCGCCGAGTTCAAGCAAGTCGGCGGCATGATCGCCGAAGTGCTCAACGCGCTGGCGCAGTCGGAGGACGGCAAGGCGCCGCTGGTGGAAGCCGCGATCAAGGAACGCGTCAAGGCGCTGACCGACCGCTTCCCGATCTATCAGTAA
- a CDS encoding glutathione S-transferase, whose amino-acid sequence MLTLHHLNDSRSQRILWLLEELGLPYETKRYQRNAETRLAPPELTKIHPLGKSPVITDGDATIAESGAIVDYIIRRYGKGAMMPAPGSADYEAYNEWLHYSEGSAMLPLMLNLYVSRLKEAGAPLHPRIDSELANHLGYVDGALKGRDFFVGPSLTGADIQMSFVGEMAKVFRKLDPYPNLAAWLGRMHARPAFQRSIEKGGPYRFA is encoded by the coding sequence ATGCTCACGCTTCATCACCTCAACGACTCCCGCTCGCAGCGAATTCTGTGGCTGCTGGAGGAGCTGGGACTGCCCTACGAGACGAAGCGCTATCAGCGCAACGCCGAGACCCGGCTGGCGCCGCCCGAACTCACAAAGATCCATCCGCTCGGTAAATCGCCTGTCATCACCGATGGCGATGCGACGATTGCGGAGTCCGGCGCCATCGTCGATTACATCATCCGCCGTTACGGGAAAGGCGCGATGATGCCGGCGCCGGGAAGCGCGGACTACGAGGCCTACAATGAGTGGCTGCATTATTCCGAAGGCTCGGCAATGCTGCCGCTGATGCTCAACCTCTACGTGTCCCGGCTGAAGGAAGCGGGCGCGCCGCTGCACCCGCGCATCGACAGCGAGCTCGCCAATCATCTCGGCTATGTCGACGGCGCGCTGAAGGGGCGGGACTTCTTCGTCGGTCCGTCGCTGACCGGCGCCGACATCCAGATGAGCTTTGTCGGCGAGATGGCCAAGGTATTCAGGAAGCTGGATCCATACCCGAACCTCGCGGCCTGGCTGGGGCGGATGCATGCCCGGCCAGCGTTCCAGCGGAGCATCGAAAAGGGCGGGCCGTACCGGTTTGCGTAG
- the nrdR gene encoding transcriptional regulator NrdR: protein MRCPSCNSLDTQVKDSRPTEDSAVIRRRRVCIACNFRFTTFERVQLRELTVIKRNGRRVPFDRDKLVRSLQISLRKRPVDPERVEKMVSAIVRELESGGEAEVSSEAIGEIVMEHLRQLDDVAYVRFASVYRNFREAKDFEAVLGELSAEDDARVATLRK, encoded by the coding sequence ATGCGCTGTCCTAGCTGCAACAGTCTCGATACGCAGGTGAAGGATTCGCGTCCGACCGAGGACTCGGCCGTGATCCGGCGGCGGCGGGTGTGCATCGCCTGCAACTTCCGTTTCACGACCTTCGAGCGGGTGCAGTTGCGCGAACTGACCGTGATCAAGCGCAACGGCCGCCGGGTGCCGTTCGACCGCGACAAGCTGGTCCGCTCGCTGCAGATCTCCTTGCGCAAGCGGCCGGTCGATCCTGAAAGGGTCGAGAAGATGGTTTCCGCGATCGTGCGCGAGCTCGAAAGCGGCGGCGAAGCGGAAGTATCCTCGGAGGCGATCGGCGAGATCGTGATGGAGCATCTGCGCCAGCTCGACGACGTCGCCTATGTGCGCTTTGCGTCGGTCTATCGCAATTTCCGCGAGGCCAAGGACTTTGAGGCCGTGCTCGGCGAACTCTCCGCGGAAGACGACGCACGGGTCGCCACGTTACGCAAATGA
- the thiL gene encoding thiamine-phosphate kinase: MASAKPASGEDALIARYFRPLATDPGAFHLDDDAAALKPDGNDVVVTVDAIVEGVHFLPDDPPDTVARKALRVNLSDLAAKGATPAGFVLALALRSPDDAWLKPFAAALGEDAAQFGCPLLGGDTVSTPGPMMISVTAFGRVPPGKMVHRSGAKAGERVMVTGTVGDAALGLAILRGGKVHAAASDKAARETLIGRYRVPQPRVAMAEIVRDYASAAMDLSDGLAGDLAKLCGVSGVSAVIDLESIPLSDAARDLVSRGVVGQETLIAGGDDYEILCTIAEDRVEAFVQAARRAGITVSSIGTVVAGGAVPKFIDGQGREIVLERLSYSHF, from the coding sequence GTGGCTAGCGCCAAGCCCGCGTCCGGCGAGGACGCGCTGATCGCGCGCTATTTCCGGCCGCTTGCGACCGATCCCGGCGCCTTCCATCTCGACGACGACGCCGCGGCGTTGAAGCCTGATGGCAATGACGTCGTGGTGACGGTGGACGCCATCGTTGAGGGCGTGCATTTCCTGCCCGACGATCCCCCCGACACTGTCGCGCGCAAGGCGCTGCGGGTGAACCTTTCCGATCTCGCGGCAAAGGGCGCCACGCCGGCCGGTTTCGTGCTGGCGCTCGCGCTGCGCAGCCCCGACGATGCCTGGCTAAAACCGTTCGCGGCGGCGCTTGGTGAGGATGCCGCTCAGTTCGGCTGTCCGCTGCTGGGCGGCGACACTGTGTCCACGCCGGGGCCGATGATGATTTCGGTCACGGCGTTCGGCCGGGTGCCGCCGGGCAAGATGGTCCATCGCAGTGGCGCAAAGGCCGGCGAGCGGGTGATGGTGACGGGAACGGTCGGCGATGCCGCGCTGGGGCTTGCCATCCTGCGCGGCGGGAAGGTGCATGCCGCCGCATCCGACAAGGCCGCGCGCGAGACGCTGATCGGGCGCTATCGCGTTCCGCAGCCGCGTGTGGCGATGGCGGAGATCGTTCGCGATTATGCCAGTGCGGCGATGGATCTGTCTGATGGCCTTGCCGGCGATCTCGCCAAGCTGTGCGGAGTGTCCGGCGTCTCCGCGGTGATCGATCTGGAGTCGATCCCGCTGTCTGATGCGGCGAGGGATCTGGTGTCTCGCGGCGTTGTCGGACAGGAGACGCTGATCGCCGGCGGCGACGATTACGAGATCCTGTGCACGATCGCGGAGGATCGCGTCGAGGCGTTCGTGCAAGCTGCACGGCGCGCTGGCATCACCGTAAGTTCCATCGGAACGGTGGTCGCGGGAGGCGCAGTCCCGAAGTTCATCGACGGGCAGGGCAGGGAAATCGTGCTGGAACGGCTCTCTTACAGCCATTTCTGA
- a CDS encoding Rrf2 family transcriptional regulator — protein MKRDSRLSGVLHVLLHMAERDAPVTSEVLAKAMDTNPVVIRRIMSGLRDQGYVRSEKGHGGGWTLARDLATISLRDVYEALGQPSLFAIGNRTEAPGCLVEQAVNAALDRAFDDAEALLLSRLGDVTLAMLSADFQKRLGDRRNRHRLETAHA, from the coding sequence ATGAAACGAGACAGTCGATTGTCAGGCGTGCTCCACGTCCTGCTCCATATGGCCGAGCGGGATGCGCCGGTGACGTCAGAGGTGCTGGCAAAGGCCATGGATACAAATCCCGTGGTGATCCGGCGGATCATGTCCGGGCTGCGCGATCAGGGCTATGTGCGATCGGAAAAAGGGCATGGCGGCGGATGGACCCTCGCCCGCGACCTCGCGACGATATCGCTGCGGGATGTCTATGAGGCGCTCGGTCAGCCCTCGCTGTTCGCGATAGGAAACAGAACGGAAGCACCGGGCTGCCTTGTCGAGCAGGCCGTGAATGCTGCGCTCGACCGGGCGTTCGACGATGCGGAGGCGCTGCTGCTGTCGCGCCTGGGTGACGTGACGCTTGCGATGTTGAGCGCCGACTTTCAAAAGCGCCTGGGCGACCGGCGCAACCGTCATCGTCTGGAGACCGCCCATGCATGA
- the ribH gene encoding 6,7-dimethyl-8-ribityllumazine synthase produces the protein MADARRAPLKDQADISGARALIVEARFYDDIQDALLEGAVAELKAAGVTHDVITVPGALEIPAAIAIALDTAENNGKPYDAAIALGCVVRGDTIHFEIVSIESSRALMDLAVARKIPLGNGIITVNTDAQAWARARASELNKGGDAARAALAMLRIKRRLTKA, from the coding sequence ATGGCAGACGCACGGCGCGCACCGCTGAAAGACCAGGCCGACATTTCAGGCGCGCGCGCGCTGATCGTCGAGGCGCGGTTCTATGACGACATCCAGGATGCGCTGCTGGAAGGCGCGGTTGCCGAGCTCAAGGCGGCTGGCGTGACGCACGACGTCATTACGGTGCCCGGCGCGCTGGAAATTCCGGCCGCGATCGCAATCGCGCTTGATACTGCCGAAAACAACGGCAAGCCTTATGATGCGGCAATCGCACTCGGCTGCGTGGTGCGCGGCGATACCATTCACTTCGAAATCGTCTCGATCGAATCCTCGCGCGCGCTGATGGATCTGGCGGTCGCGCGAAAAATTCCGCTCGGCAACGGCATCATAACAGTCAATACCGACGCGCAGGCCTGGGCGAGGGCGCGCGCCAGCGAACTCAACAAGGGCGGCGACGCCGCGCGCGCGGCACTCGCGATGCTGCGGATCAAGCGCCGGCTGACAAAGGCTTAG
- a CDS encoding antitoxin Xre-like helix-turn-helix domain-containing protein, which produces MGYQAATAAELLGVKPKNTETTLTLAYSVEKGLPVSALDKFAGRVSPNDVRRFTYRVVPKPTLERRRKQKQLLTIDESDRLARVAKVFAFGIDVFRDEAKVRDFLERPHPMLDDKAPLEVALATGPGADAVINLMGRAAYSGGV; this is translated from the coding sequence ATGGGCTACCAGGCCGCGACCGCCGCCGAGCTTCTCGGCGTCAAACCGAAGAACACCGAGACGACGCTGACGCTGGCCTATTCCGTCGAGAAGGGCCTGCCGGTCTCGGCGCTGGACAAATTCGCGGGCCGCGTCAGCCCGAACGATGTCCGCCGCTTCACCTATCGGGTCGTGCCCAAGCCGACGCTGGAACGCCGGCGCAAGCAGAAGCAGCTCTTGACTATTGATGAAAGCGACCGCCTCGCGCGTGTCGCCAAGGTGTTCGCCTTCGGGATCGATGTCTTCCGCGACGAAGCCAAGGTGCGCGACTTTCTCGAGCGGCCGCACCCGATGCTGGACGACAAGGCGCCGCTCGAAGTGGCGCTCGCGACCGGCCCCGGCGCAGATGCGGTGATCAACCTGATGGGCCGCGCGGCGTATAGCGGCGGCGTATGA
- a CDS encoding MFS transporter → MENSRYRWVIVAAGGLLGCVAIGGMFSLPVFLQPIARDTGWSVTGISSAMTIGFLAMAFSSMIWGTLSDRFGPLPVVLTGSVVLAVSLGLASLATSLVVFQFVFGLLVGAATAAIFAPMMACVTGWFDTHRSLAVSLVSAGMGMAPMTMSPLAAWLVSNHDWRTSMQIVALVVAAIMIPVSLLVRRAPALESGASTSSVDPSQPDMTLAQALRSPQFIILLATNFFCCATHSGPIIHTVSYAISCGIPMIAAVTIYSIEGLAGMGGRIAFGLLGDRFGAKRVLVFGLLAQAFGALGYVFVRELAAFYAVAALFGFIYAGTMPLYAVLVRENFPLRMMGTVIGGTAMAGSLGMATGPLAGGLIYDTFASYAWLYIGSWIMGIGAFLIILTFRPMPAARAAAPVPA, encoded by the coding sequence ATGGAAAATTCTCGCTATCGCTGGGTCATCGTTGCGGCCGGGGGCTTGCTCGGCTGCGTCGCAATTGGCGGCATGTTTTCGCTGCCGGTGTTCCTGCAGCCGATTGCGCGGGATACCGGCTGGTCGGTCACCGGCATTTCCAGCGCCATGACCATCGGCTTCCTGGCGATGGCCTTCTCCAGCATGATCTGGGGCACCTTGTCCGACCGATTTGGGCCGCTGCCGGTGGTGTTGACTGGGTCGGTCGTGCTGGCGGTAAGCCTCGGGCTGGCCAGCCTTGCGACATCGCTGGTCGTATTTCAGTTCGTCTTCGGGCTGCTGGTCGGCGCCGCAACGGCAGCGATCTTTGCGCCGATGATGGCCTGCGTCACCGGCTGGTTCGATACGCATCGCAGCCTTGCGGTGTCGCTGGTTTCGGCCGGCATGGGCATGGCGCCGATGACCATGTCGCCGCTGGCCGCCTGGCTGGTCTCGAACCATGACTGGCGCACCTCGATGCAGATCGTAGCCCTTGTCGTCGCCGCGATCATGATCCCGGTCTCATTGCTGGTGCGCCGCGCGCCCGCACTCGAGAGCGGGGCCTCCACGTCATCCGTCGATCCGTCGCAGCCGGACATGACGCTCGCGCAGGCGCTGCGCTCGCCGCAATTCATCATTTTGCTCGCGACGAATTTCTTCTGTTGCGCAACCCACTCGGGCCCGATCATTCATACCGTGAGCTACGCCATCAGTTGCGGCATCCCGATGATCGCGGCCGTCACCATCTACAGCATCGAGGGCCTCGCCGGGATGGGCGGCCGTATCGCCTTCGGCCTGCTCGGCGATCGCTTTGGCGCCAAGCGCGTGCTCGTGTTCGGCTTGCTGGCGCAGGCGTTCGGCGCACTCGGTTATGTCTTTGTGCGCGAGCTCGCCGCGTTCTATGCGGTCGCGGCGCTGTTCGGCTTCATCTATGCCGGCACCATGCCGCTCTATGCTGTTCTGGTGCGCGAAAACTTTCCGCTGCGGATGATGGGCACCGTGATCGGCGGCACGGCGATGGCCGGCAGCCTCGGCATGGCGACGGGCCCGCTCGCCGGCGGTCTGATCTACGATACGTTTGCCAGCTACGCCTGGCTCTATATCGGCTCCTGGATCATGGGGATCGGCGCGTTCCTGATCATCCTGACGTTCAGGCCGATGCCGGCGGCGCGGGCTGCTGCGCCGGTACCGGCGTGA
- a CDS encoding class I SAM-dependent methyltransferase yields MHDDAAVQPWLARFSDPEAVRRYADGPPRFVPGFADLHRMTGILLAEQTARDASVLVLGAGGGLELKALAEAEPRWSFVGVDPALAMLKLAEQTLGPFNVRVELKQGYIDDAPDGPFDAATCLLTLHFLDVDERRRTAREIHRRLRPGAPFVAAHSSFPQQEAERARWLSRYAAYAIASGADPDQANNARAAVDAHLNLFSPEQDAQILREAGFQNVELFYAAFTWRGWIANA; encoded by the coding sequence ATGCATGATGATGCAGCCGTCCAGCCCTGGCTGGCCCGCTTCTCCGATCCCGAGGCGGTGAGGCGTTATGCGGATGGGCCGCCGCGCTTCGTGCCCGGGTTTGCGGACCTTCACCGCATGACCGGCATCCTGCTGGCGGAACAGACGGCGCGGGACGCCAGCGTATTGGTGCTTGGCGCCGGTGGCGGCCTGGAATTGAAGGCATTGGCGGAGGCAGAGCCTCGCTGGAGCTTCGTTGGCGTCGATCCCGCGCTGGCAATGCTGAAGCTCGCCGAGCAGACGCTCGGGCCGTTCAACGTGCGCGTGGAGCTGAAGCAGGGTTATATCGATGACGCGCCCGATGGGCCGTTCGATGCCGCCACGTGCCTGCTCACGCTTCATTTCCTCGATGTCGATGAACGGCGGCGGACGGCAAGGGAAATCCACCGCCGTCTTAGACCCGGCGCGCCCTTTGTCGCGGCCCATTCCAGTTTTCCGCAGCAGGAGGCCGAGCGCGCGCGATGGCTGTCGCGCTATGCCGCCTATGCGATAGCCTCCGGCGCCGATCCGGACCAGGCCAACAATGCGCGTGCCGCCGTCGACGCACACCTGAACCTGTTCAGCCCGGAACAGGACGCGCAAATTCTGCGTGAGGCCGGATTCCAGAACGTGGAATTGTTCTACGCCGCCTTTACCTGGCGCGGCTGGATTGCAAATGCGTGA
- the ribD gene encoding bifunctional diaminohydroxyphosphoribosylaminopyrimidine deaminase/5-amino-6-(5-phosphoribosylamino)uracil reductase RibD, which yields MIFRILEDQYGQKLKEAKAADQRFMQLALALGRRGLGRTWPNPAVGAVVVKDGVIVGRGWTQPGGRPHAEPEALRRAGEAARGATLYVTLEPCSHFGKSPPCVDAVITSGIARVVSAIEDPNPEVAGQGHAKLRAAGITVDVGLCAAEAAYDHAGHFRRIRDRRPHVILKLAVSADDKIAAAGHKPVAITGEAAKTRVHLLRAQSDAILVGIGTVLADDPVLTCRLPGMAARSPVRVVLDRALRLPGTSKLVHSARQTPLWVVTSDFAEAPAAMKLGAAGAQVMRVAATAQTPGLDLPAVLHALSDKGITRLMVEGGSRVAASFVASGLVDEVWLLRGPETIGTSGIPALDALPLSSITGSPAFKARASESLGQDTLTVYERA from the coding sequence ATGATCTTCCGCATTCTGGAAGACCAGTACGGGCAGAAACTCAAAGAAGCCAAAGCGGCCGACCAGCGCTTCATGCAGCTTGCGCTCGCGCTCGGCCGGCGCGGGCTGGGGCGCACCTGGCCGAACCCGGCCGTCGGCGCGGTCGTGGTGAAAGACGGCGTCATCGTAGGCCGTGGCTGGACCCAGCCCGGCGGACGGCCGCATGCCGAGCCCGAGGCGCTCAGACGCGCCGGCGAGGCCGCACGGGGCGCCACGCTCTATGTGACGCTGGAGCCCTGTTCGCATTTCGGCAAATCGCCCCCCTGCGTCGATGCGGTGATCACGTCAGGCATTGCGCGCGTGGTGTCAGCGATCGAGGATCCCAATCCCGAAGTGGCTGGGCAGGGGCACGCAAAACTTCGCGCTGCCGGTATCACGGTTGATGTCGGGCTATGCGCCGCGGAAGCCGCCTATGACCACGCCGGCCATTTCCGCCGCATCCGCGACAGGCGTCCGCATGTGATCCTGAAGCTCGCGGTATCCGCCGACGACAAGATCGCCGCCGCCGGCCACAAACCCGTCGCGATCACGGGCGAGGCGGCGAAGACACGCGTGCATCTGTTGCGCGCGCAGAGCGATGCCATCCTGGTCGGCATCGGCACCGTGCTGGCCGACGATCCGGTTCTGACCTGCCGCCTGCCGGGCATGGCAGCGCGCTCGCCGGTGCGGGTGGTGCTGGATCGCGCGCTGCGGCTGCCCGGCACCAGCAAGCTGGTCCATTCCGCGCGCCAGACGCCGCTCTGGGTCGTGACGTCGGATTTCGCCGAAGCCCCCGCAGCCATGAAACTCGGCGCGGCCGGCGCGCAGGTGATGCGCGTTGCCGCGACCGCGCAGACGCCGGGGCTGGATCTGCCGGCGGTGCTGCACGCGCTGTCCGACAAGGGCATCACGAGGCTGATGGTGGAAGGCGGATCGCGGGTCGCCGCGTCCTTTGTCGCCAGCGGCCTGGTCGATGAAGTCTGGCTGCTGCGCGGACCTGAAACCATCGGGACCTCCGGCATTCCCGCGCTGGACGCATTGCCGCTGTCGTCAATCACCGGCTCGCCTGCCTTCAAGGCACGTGCTAGCGAAAGCCTTGGCCAAGACACCCTTACCGTTTACGAGCGCGCCTAA